Below is a genomic region from Henckelia pumila isolate YLH828 chromosome 3, ASM3356847v2, whole genome shotgun sequence.
tttataatataattttattgaaaatgaaatttgcaattctttgttAGGAACGTCGGATGACTTAAAACGAGGAAAAGTCAAAAACATTTTTAGGTCCAATAGTTTCATTGGGGAAGTTTCCTTAAGGGAACACGTACGTTTGAAACATTTGGACGAAGACTCTGATGAGTTAACTTTATTTATGTCAAATGGTCGGGCCCGAAAAGTCCATTCCACCATcaaaattgaaataaataaatcatttgccAAACAACCTTTCCATATACATAGAAATCGAATAAAAATCTAGGTAATTTATATTGATATGTAACGTTTGGTGCATGTGAAGGATAATGTACGAATTGATTACACTTTTTTGTTTcatcttatattttatttaaacaatcTATACAAATGATTAGATTTTAATGTCATTAAGTTATCTATATTTGAATTGTGTAGATCTCTTGTTAGATGGTTTCAAGAATGTTAATCCATGCAACGGATCGTTGTGACCCACATatatagaataaaaaataatattttgacataaaaaataatattttttcatttgatagataaaaaatttgtcttacaaaacatttatatatattcCCAAATGTTTGACCGAAAGTAGAACTAAATTGTGGGATCTgaatttttatgaaattttcGCTTTTCATAATTAATGATTGAGATGAGTGTAATAATCTTCAGACGCCCAAAGCTAATTTTTATcgatccaagaaagaaattaaTCGCGCGCGACGACTTACTTAAAgtctaatataaaaatataatgatttaattaattgCGTTCACAATTTGATGTTTGCTTTCGGAATACGATAATTTTGTccgcttcaaaacataaaaatcaaaagAGACACTTAAAAAGAAACGTGCATGAGTTTAACTACACTTTAAAAATCCTTATATTTAACTACACTTTAAAAATCCTTATATTAGCCATGGAATTAAAACGATAAACCCTAGATCACAAGTATCGCTATACGAAAAACCACGTTTAAGTTTAAAATTTGCGATCACAAATGGGCAATTTTTTGTTAAGTAGTGAGAAGTTTTATGCTATGTTTTAAAGTTTAAACGCGGTATTTAATTAAAAGTGCAGACTTCGGCcccgtttggatttggtagatattttttttaaaaaaacactttttaagctataatttttggcttttgaaaaagctctaattttaacttaaaaaagtgcttatttaagcacttttctGGTCAACGAAAcactttattaaataaaaaacacttaaaaaagtgtttttttggcctggcttttgaaaccaaacgagGCCTTCGTGAATATATAATTTAGATGATACTACTCTGCCAGGCATACTGTTATATTGTGTAATGTAGGGGGAGAAAATTAAGGATATATACGCATTCGTATAAGAATTATAATTTGAATATACGGCTAATTTTAATTGTAAAATAtagttaaataaaaatacactgAAAATTCTGAATGGAGCAGTATAAATTATCATCTGATTTAAATTAGAGTTCCATGTAAGATAAGTCGACTTGAAGAGGTTCAATCtaaataacattttttttaatattacaaATGAGGGTCGTGCAAGTCTCAATTCAATTCGAAACGTCTTCGATAGTATTTGGGAGAATTTATAAGAAGCACTTTTCAACTTTTCAATaacaaaattttgtaaaatttcaaaattttgttaaagaaaAACTGAAAAGTGCTTCAAAAAAGCTCTTTCAAATACTGCCGTAGTATATTGAGATACAACATGCCATCTGAGCCAAAGTTTTATATATCGGGAAAATGTTTTTCTTTTGTACATTAActtgtttaatttttgttttgatccattaacttttcaaagtttggttttggtacaataatttttaattttcggtGATTTTGGTCCAATTGATGACCTGAcaacttttcataatttttCGATGTCACACCAGCATTTTTCGGTGTCACGTCAATAGTTGGACCAAAATagttaaaaattaaaacttagtgtgccaaaaaaaaactttgaaaagttaatgaaataaaaccaaaaaataataaGTTTTTGGGAAAAAAACTAGATATTCTTGATACATATATAGTGCACGTGGTCTTCAAATTTGATGTGGCCACACACCgtctatttaattaaatatagtaGTTTCTCGGTGCACCTCCGGAAGGGGTGTAGGAAACTTCAATAtgagaacaaaatataaaaaggaaaaaaattatttatttatatatttataaaaggCTAAAGTAGTCGTGGGGATCGATCATGTTCCACAAATTACTCTATACGGACATGCTCCACTTCAATTCCTCAACAAATGCTAGTTTTGGATGTCCAAAATACCCAGATCCTTACCCTTATAATGATCATCAAGTCACATTCAATACTGATCAAATCATCCACGACTCGATGGATTTCGACATTTCCGAGTATCTCGTACCCGAGGGAGGCTCGCAGGGaaattttttctttcagaaTAGCATTGAATCCGAAAACGAAAATGTTCACGATCAGCTCGATGGATCTTTACACACGATTCCATTGTCTTGTAACATGCAAGTTCTGCCTAGCATCTTATcccaatatatattttttgttctttctaattttttatatttagtattatattatatttgtgTATGCTCGAATATCATTAagttattttctttctttctttctttctttctttcttttctttttccctaGAAAGTGCAGaagaaaaatgaagaaaataGACAAAGCACGTGGCGAGTTTACGTTCATATTTAGAACCAAATCAAATATTGAAATTATGGATGATGGGTACCACTGGAGAAAATATGGGAAAAAGCTTATCAAGAACAACCCTAATCCGaggtattaaattaaatatttttaagctctagcttgttttagtttattctcTTTAATTAATTTGCTTTACTAAGTCTTAAAGTGTTGATAATGATTAATTGCATCTTGTGTATtgtatataattaatataatcattTCCTATAAGGATATCATGCTCCCCACCCCCGTTCAGGGGCGTAGCTAGAAAATTTTAATCTGGTGGGCAATTTGTTTTTCATAACATATGTataaatgcaaaaaaaataaataaaatgcaacacattaCATTTGAATATGgtcaataaatataaaaatactaAATAACATGATTTTAGTAAAATATAAAGATTTTTTCATGCATATAAGATTTGAGGTTATGACatcttatattatatttttgtcaGGTAAATAAATCCAAATCCATTTTAAtacttataaattttaaatttataatttaaataaatagtaaaaataaaagatgataaatttattttggatATGAAATACAATACATAATTTATTCAAAACAATCACAATTCAAATATTGGCTCTTCGTTCGACAACTTcacttaaaatttatatcacaaaatatagtgagacaaaaaattttatttttgtatattAAAAACACAAGCAACAAATAGTGGTTAAATCGAAATAAATACAAGAAGATTGGGAAGAAAGAATTGTTGGGTCAGAGAGTTGAGCACCTttcatttatataaaaaaaaaatcaaggaaTTAAGTTGATTTATTTGACAAAAATTGTAAATAATTAGAATTCTTTAGTATTGAGCTTTAATTACAAAACACTTGAGCCAAAAATTTCTGCTGGGCAAGAGCCCACCTTTGCCCCTACATACCTCCGCCCTTGCCCCCGTTTACGGGAGAGTCTATACTAGCCCAGCTAGGGCTGGGATACCAAACAGAAATAtcgaaatttcggtataccgtaccgattttttttgatatatagacattttttcGGTTTAACAAATTTTTTTCCGATATCTATACGATTTTCATATGGATTTTTTCCATAcctaaatttcagaattttggtATTGGTACCGgtgtgaatttttttcataccgatATATATTTTTGTTACGGTATACCAAAAACTCACCCCTAGTCTATGCTACCACATGGGCACTGCCCATGTGGGGATCCAACGgtccttttgtttttttttttttgcatttcagATGTTCATATGAACATctgaaatacaaataaaaagaaCCGTTGGATGCAGCATATAGACAGTGCTCATGTGCTAGCATAGACTCTTTCCCTGTTTACTATAATACATGTTAATTATTAATTCTTCTAGATGCTTGATAAATCACATACAATTAGTGATATcaaaagttatttgaatatttaatcgCACAAACATGAAAAAGTTAAATATTTTAGCTCATATATAAGAATAATAAATTCttgtatttgatttttaatttaaaactcaagaatatttatttattgaaaagtCGTCAACTGGCTATATATGGAATCCTAAATTCCTAACACAAGCGGGTAGTGTTAATGAATGAATGACCCTATGCTTGACTCGACGACTTTCTATTGTTTTTAGTAATGATAGCATCCCTTGACTATTTTCAATACCATAATAAAGAAAGCTTAATTACATACGCAACTTTACAAGCCTCACCTCACAACCCAAGCATATAATTTTGTTTGATTAAAAGTTATTAGATGGTAGGGGAATTGTGATTTtggttttttaaatattttattaaaattttagttgTGATACTGCGTCGTCATTTTTATTTCgttatatttgtatttatttttttttatatttacagtttttttatttttaatttggtgGTGCTGTTCACCTGATGCCAATGTTCATGTATATAGTGTCATATCAATATTCTCGATGAAAAATCACATAAAGTTgccaaaattttgaaaagaaaaatacaAGATCAAGATCCAATTTTTAACGACATAGATGACAAATTGTAAAGAGGCATAGAAGATAcaaaaaaaattgcaattttgtgTAAATTGTATTTTGATTGGTATATATCTGACGGAAATGTAACATATTTATATGACTCTCCCACTATATATATTGGTAAATCGATCTATATATACTTTTcagaaaaattgaaaataaagtgAAAATGCTTTTATATGTGGAGGactgaaaaataaatttgtgtacgtaataattaataatttatatatataaatgcaggAACTATTTCAAATGTTCAATTGAGAGCTGCAGTGTGAAGAAAAGGGTAGAAAGGGAAAAGGATGACCCAAATTATGTGATAACAACCTACCATGGAGCACACAACCATGCATCATGAGTTCAGCCGCCCTCACTTTTCTATGTACAATCTACACTTTTCCTAGTAATACCTTAGATTTTATGATAAGTTTGGATATAGAAATTGTAGCAAAAAAATTGCTTAAATAAGCCTCAtgatttatatattaaaaaatgcaTAAGATAATGttgaaatcatatatttgttttttatttttcaataaaagtTGAAATAGAAGCAAAAAAACGTGCCAGAAACGTGTTTCTGCATGCATTCAAGGTACTCCATGAAAAAATTAGCTATGAATTAATTGCCTTAATCTGCATTAATCTATGAAATATTCGAAAATGAGTAATGCTAGCTACATATACATGAGtcttacacgttgggttacacatgacacttaaaattacatgattatcctacatgtaatttttgaaagattttttttttcaaatcaagttgaggaataatcattttattttaaatgtcatgTGTAACCCAACGTATACGTCTccttgtacatgtagcattttcCTAACTGCCTTTTTAGAATGTTGTACCACTCAACTTGATGATATTGACTTGTCACTGAATGTTGTTAAATTTTTAGGGTTTATTGATCGTGCATGTGTTATGACGATTAATTAGTACTTATTAATATGGTTTTGTCGTACTAATTAATTAAGTTGACCATAAATTGGAGTACCTTTGAAAGACCTCACCACCATTTCTTTTTAAGGAACCTTACCACGATTTTTGAGAATAAGTAAGAAACTTCAACATAAGCTTTGGAAATTTAAAGAAATAATTAAAGTTGACATCGTAACCAAAATCAAGTGAAAAATGTTCAAgaaatcataatcatatctAAACAGTTCAactcaaaaaattttgaaaatatataaaaCAGGTGCATGTGTAGTCAAGCTGACAGCTAGCTAGCAAAGCTGTCCGTAAGCAACTGAAATGAAGAGTTAATATCTAGATTTCATCCTTATAAATGACACTTAGCTTGAATTGTAGAAGAAAATGTTACacaaatctgaaataaaaatCACACCAAATTGCTTCTGCACTATAGTACTCGTCCAAAATGGTAGCAACTCGTCCGGCTAAGTTCCAAATTTTTTCTGCAGCTAGGTGACTACCACCTATTAGATGTAGACATCATCTAAATCCATGCTTATATAAATGTCTATGGTGGATGATCAAtatatcaaaactatatatattttcatttttaatattttatttttattaatcttatatatttttcaagcattcatgttataaaaaattaattttaatacagTATTCATAATATAAATACATTTTTGATGGTGTGAgtatcaaaatttaatttaaatttaaataattaaaagaaatcaattttatGTAGTTTTAAATGTATGATTTTCATTTAACTAAAAATCAAGTTTGAAAACAATTATTCTCCAAACACTCAAATTTTAGCTTGTATTAACTTTAAAGTTCTATTCTCAAACGGACAATGTTACACCAATTTGTTAACAGGTGATTTTTTTCCCTTTCCAAAGCACTCcctagaaaataaaaatttgaggtAGCTTTTGTTAAATACATTAGTTAAAAGGATGGAAGAATTAGTTCGATTTCTTTGGTGGATAGAGACGAAAAGATGATGCAATTATTCATGAGAGTCATCAGACTTTTGCAACAATTCCCAACTAGATGACGCATCCAACTTCAACTTATTATCGAGAAAAACCCGACccctttgttttgttttgttttgtgttttgcTATTTTATACTTTGTAATTTACAGCTATTATTCATCTATTCGTGCTGAATAAATATTCAGATTAACGCAATAGTTTTAGCTACAAATTATGTTAATCAGATAAATTATAATGAGTAAAATATTTTTCAGCGATCGTAACCAGAAAACACAAGCTTTTCTTGTCAAATGCTTTATAATATATAGAGTAAAAGCAAACTACGTACGTGCATGAGCATAATCGTCGGCAACAGCTTCATCTCTCTTGCTAAAATAAGCAAACGTTAATGGAGGGAAGGTTACGTGTACGAAtacatacaaattttaatacATACAAATTTTAATGCAAGTCGGAATTATCTCACTAGCTAGTGATCACCTACCACCAAAAATCCATTATGAATATTACAAGGCCAAAAATGACCAGCTAACAGCTAGTTTGGTGGTGGTTGCCGATGGGGATGCTTATCGAATCCATCGTCGAATTTCGATGCCGATTTGATTACAAATTAATCATATAGAGTACTTAATTCTGTAATGAAACCCAACATTTGAATAATCTTCATCAATATTCTCTTCGTACTTAATTGTCAAATCATGTCCATTTCCATTTATAAACGTACGTGCGGATCGGAAACACACTTGCATGCATGGGGGATGGGAGGTCACATGCAGCTTGACCCCTcagctttaaaaaaaaaaacttggcgATTTTCAGACTACAAGTTTAAGATGAATATATCGATTCATTTATGATAATATTTATGATAATGAACTTGGCATAGGATAATATCGAATCAAAATtcacaagtttaatattttgaaagaaaattcataaattatatagaaaagaaaaataatataaaattattcttGTAAAGGAATAATAAATTGCAATAAATTATTTGTCAGCGACAAGATATATATACATCTGTTTTTGCTTGTCTTGTACACGAACTATACTTCTATATATGGaaaatttatgttatgcatttttcaaaatgctacatgtacacattgaattacatgtacattatatatatgttatgtatttttCAAAATACTACATGTACACATTGAATTACATGtacattatatatatgttatgtatttttCAAAATACTACATGTACACATTGAATTACAtgtacattatatatatatatatagttgcaTGTTGTAATATATCACGTAATTAAtgtgatattattttataaaaccgTTGGCGGGTCCAGTACCCctctaagaaatattaatatatacatgaTACTCGATACCCTCTGCTTTGCATGAAGCTGGCTACAACATAATATTACATTCCTAGAAAGAGCCGAAATAATGCATCTGGAAATTCTCTTGGCTTTTCTGTGGTTTCTTGTTTTGTGGGCATGGCGGAATCGCAAAACTTTGAGCTGGAATTGGCCGCTGTTCGGAATGTTACCGTCGCTTCTCCTCAACGTCGGGCGCATCCACGAGATTTGCACTGAGATTCTTGGAAGATCCAGGCGAGGGACTTTTCGTTTCAAAGGGCCCTGGTTTGCGAGCATGGAGATGCTTGGAACTGTGGATCCAGCCAATGTGCACTACATCATGAGCGCAAGCTTTCAGAATTTCCCCAAAGGCCCGAAATTCAAAGAGATGTTTGATGTTTTGGGAGAAGGGATTTTCAATTCCGACTCAGATTCTTGGAAGTATCAGCGGAAAATCGCTAGAGCCCTGATCAGTCACCAGAGGTTCTATAAATATTTGGTGAAGGTAAGCCGAGAGAAGTTGGAAACAGGCCTGATTCCAGTTCTTGAGATGGTGTGTGGGGAAAATAAAGTGGTGGATTTGCAAGATTTGTTCCAGAGATTTACTTTCGACACTACTTGTGCTTTGGTAACAGGATACGATCCAGGGTGCTTGTCTTTGGATTTGCCACATGTCCCGTTTTCTAAAGCAATGGACGACGCCGAAGAAGCGATTTTTCTTCGCCATGTTTTGCCTGAATGGTTATGGAAGCTGCAGAGATGGCTCCGCGTTGGATCGGAGCGGAAAATGATTCGAGCTCGGAGCGTCTTGGACAGCGTCATAGGCAAGTATATAGCCATGAAACAGGAAGAAATCATGAGAAAAGGAGCGCATTCGGAGGATGGCGAGAGCAACGACGCTGATTTATTGACATTTTATATGAATGGAGTCGAATTAGAAACTCGAAACCAAGACTTCAAATGTGATGCCAAGTTCTTGAGGGATACCATATTGAATCTAATGATCGCGGGGCGTGACACCACGAGCTCGGCTCTAACTTGGTTCATGTGGCTTGTTTCAACACATCCAAAAGTGGAAGATAGAATTAGGGATGAACTAGGGTCGGTTTCGCCCCAGGAAGAAGGCGAAAAATGGCGAGTTTTCAAGGTTGAAGAAATAAACAAATTGGTTTACATGCATGGAGCATTATGTGAAGCCCTAAGGCTATATCCACCGGTCCCTTTCCAACACAAGGAGCCTCTACAGAAAGATATCCTTCCAAGTGGCCATTATGTGCATCCAAAGATGAAAATCATGTTCTCTTTGTACGCAATGGGGAGGATGGAATCCATTTGGGGCAAAGATTGCCTCGAATTCAAGCCCGAGAGATGGATTACAGAGCGTGGAACGATCAAGCACGAGCCGTCTTACAAGTTCTTGGCTTTCAATGCAGGTCCCAGGACTTGTTTAGGGAAGGAGGTCGCTTTCACTCAAATGAAGGCTGTGGCTGCCACCGTGATACATAACTACGAGGTTCGGGTGGCGGAGGGCCACGACGTGTCGCCTAATTGCTCCATCATTCTATACATGAGGGATGGATTCAAGGTTAGGGTTTGCAAAAGATGGTCTAGCTAGTACTTGAGAGAGAGATCGAGTTATCATTATGGAAATTCAGTGCTTGTTATATATGCCTAAGGGCACAGATCAAAATATGGAATCATAAAATTAACGTTGTCGGTTCTTGTTTCTTGCATGTTATATATTTCTTCTCTTGGTAAGTTTGTTTTCTCGTGTTTCAAGAAAGGAAAATATAGTAGGaaccttatatatatatatatatatatatatatatatatatatatatatatataaatttttagttGTCTAACCAATGCTGTCCAACTCGTTCccaacaactaaaacccggtactgtgttttagtgatacgaaaatttaaaaaaaaaacaactaaaactcaGTCGGGGACGAAGTGAGCAGGAATGGTTGGGCaactgaaaatttatatatatatatatatatgctattTTTGTCAACGAGTTGATGACATAAAAAATTAACATTAGAAATTGTTGATTGTCGTATGTTATTATTTAgactaaaatattcaaaaataaagaattaatGTACCAAAATATACCAAAATCCGAAATTGTACAATTggaaaaaatatcaattttcCGTTTTTATATGAGGAGAATCGATATGCAATAGTTGGTAGCTGAATCTATGCATAATCAGGTTTATGTGGGCTTGGGTTCGGAGCATATTAGAGCTACAGACATTGTGCCAAAACCAAATTCTTCTAACATGCATACATGCATGTGCATGTGATATCGAACTAAATTCAGATTGTGCCGAAACCAAATTCTTCTTATAAACATGTGAGATATTTGAACTATAgatcatttta
It encodes:
- the LOC140893264 gene encoding alkane hydroxylase MAH1-like, translating into MHLEILLAFLWFLVLWAWRNRKTLSWNWPLFGMLPSLLLNVGRIHEICTEILGRSRRGTFRFKGPWFASMEMLGTVDPANVHYIMSASFQNFPKGPKFKEMFDVLGEGIFNSDSDSWKYQRKIARALISHQRFYKYLVKVSREKLETGLIPVLEMVCGENKVVDLQDLFQRFTFDTTCALVTGYDPGCLSLDLPHVPFSKAMDDAEEAIFLRHVLPEWLWKLQRWLRVGSERKMIRARSVLDSVIGKYIAMKQEEIMRKGAHSEDGESNDADLLTFYMNGVELETRNQDFKCDAKFLRDTILNLMIAGRDTTSSALTWFMWLVSTHPKVEDRIRDELGSVSPQEEGEKWRVFKVEEINKLVYMHGALCEALRLYPPVPFQHKEPLQKDILPSGHYVHPKMKIMFSLYAMGRMESIWGKDCLEFKPERWITERGTIKHEPSYKFLAFNAGPRTCLGKEVAFTQMKAVAATVIHNYEVRVAEGHDVSPNCSIILYMRDGFKVRVCKRWSS